The Setaria italica strain Yugu1 chromosome VIII, Setaria_italica_v2.0, whole genome shotgun sequence genome includes the window CTGGTGGCTAGAGATCCTTACAGGCAGTGGCGGAACTGGGGTGGTGGCCGGCAGGGGCCATGGCCACCCCAGCAAAAATGAAATAAGTTTATTTAGTCAATGGTTAGCATGCTGTGGGGGCAAACCTAACTGCCGAACGCACACAGCTGCCTGCAGCAGCTCGTCAAGACGCTAATATAAGATCCTGTccttgcaatatttcattttCAATCTCGCAATCGTAGCGGACTCAGTGCCAACGTCTAGTGCCACTCCGCGGACTGGCTCTGCGACAGCGCCATCGCGCAAATGACAGCGGGTAGGCAGGTAGCCGCGGCCACAATGGAGGCTAACTTAATGACAAGTCCTGCTCTTGATGTTCCTCCAACTCAAACCAATGTAAAACGAGCTCTATTTTCTTAATCTATATCTCCTAAACTGTTTTCGATTTAATTTCTTTGTCTCACATTGAGAGAGATTGCAATAAAGGTCATGACATATTTGATTATTGATGATTTTAATATAGTGAAGAATATCGCAGTGAAATTTAAACGAACAAGATATATTGACCACTTTTGCAAACTATTCACTTTAGTGTATTGTCGTTGCATAATTAATTACTGTAGTCATTGTTAGCTAGTGTATGCTTGGGTGAACAATGAAAAAGTAGGATCAATTAtcaaattcttgaattagcaaATATTTGTCTGGCCTCCTTTAATTTTCTCGCTAGTTCTGCCACTGCTGGGAGTGCAAGGTGATGGCGACACACAACGAGGTGGCTAGAGATCCTCCACCTCCAGACGGGTGGGGCAAGGTGTCAGCGGCATGCGGTGAGCCCGCTTCATGCGGATAGAGAGAAAGAGATGCAGGTGGGAGGATTTGCATCAGTTATATGAGGataaaattttgaaattaaaaaataatttgtgGACAAGAGTGTGCCGACAATTACGTGTTTTAGGCCCCGCATCCTAGTATTATGGAATAGAAAATCTCCCCCCCTAGCCATGGCTGCCCGAGCGTGCTGCCAAAAGTCCATGTGGGCGCAAGGACTGGGACCGTGGGGCTCTCCTCTCCCTGGCTGGGTGTCCCCTCTcccttttttttatgaaacaggaggggcaaACCCCCTACTAATTAATAATATATTTAAGAAAGTACCAACAACAACACAAAGGCAAAgttcaagaaacaaagaaggaaagaaaaaaataagaaaaattacAAAGATTGGTCTAGCCACTGAAACATAGGCGACTACCATTCCTCTTTTTACTCTGAGAATAACTAGAGCAGAAACTGTTTTGACGCATGCTAAACATGCTTGAACAGAGGGCTAAATCCCTTTGAAGATCAGGTCGTTTCTAGACATCCAAATGCACCACCTCATAAGAATGATGATTTCCATGAAAAAGGAACCTACAACAACTCTCTGAAACTGTCTAAAATGTCATATGGCTCAGCAGACATATCGATGAAAAGCCCTAAGAGAATCCAACATTGTTGAGCAAAAGAACAACCAAGTAGTAGATGGAATAGAGTTTCCTCTCCTTCATTCATACATAAAACACAATCATAAGAAGGCAGGTTCATGTTTTTCCTCCTCAGAATGTTTCTGGTGTTTAGTCTGTCTCAGAGGACTAGCCAGAAGAACACTTTATGCTTGTATTGATATTTTGACTTCCAAAGCCAATTGAAAACCAGATGAACTTGCCTATGACCAGTGACATGTTTATAAACTTTCTGTGAAGAAAATGAGGGAGAACCCCAAATGTATGTCCACACATCAGGATCAGAGTTGATTTGAAGATCCTCCAGACTAGAAGCAAGGACAATCAGTTGTTCCAGAGCAATAGCAAATAAAAGCAAATAAAAGAGTTGATCTAGATCACTTATGGCCTAAGAATTCTGAATGGTGATGTCTTTTCTTCTAGCGAAGGAGAATAGCTAAGGGAAAGCCTGAGCAGGAACTCTATCATTCTAGAGATAATGCCAAAGATAGCATGTTTGTCCATCTTTAATCGAAATTGAAGCCATGCCTTTGAATTTATCCAGAAGCTTGAGAACATCCTTCCATCAGAAGGAGCCCTTCTTAACATGACTGGAGAGTCGCCCATTAGAATTGTACTTCTCCCATACAAGATGGGCTTAGGGAATGTTTGCTCTATTAAAGAACTTATGCAGATTTTTCATTACTAGTGCTTCATTCTGAGTTTGAAGGTTCAGGACCCCCAATCCTCCCTACTTTTTGGGCAAGCTAACCATTTCCCATACAGCTTTGGGTGGTTCTTTGTTGTTGATATTAGAGCCCCTCCAGAGGTAATGCTTCCTGTATTTATCCACTTGCTTGTAAACTGTTTTATGTAGTAAGAAGGTACTCATATAGAACATCAGGAGGGATGAGAAAACTGAATTAGTCATTTCTAGCCTTCCGCATGAGAAAGAAAAGCTGAAGTACTAACTAGTCTTTTTTCACATCTTGAAACCATAGGTAGGAATTCTTTAATTGTTGGTTTGGTGAGGCCTAGAGGTAGACCTAAATATGTGAAGGGCAGGGTACCCACAATACATCCAAAAGTTTGTGCTAGGAGACTTAACCTCTCATCATCAATATTAACAGGGACCATCATTGACTTGGAGTAATTTACTTTAATACCAGTAGAAGTACCACAAAGTTCTGCAGTATATCCTTGAGAGTTTGCAATTGAGATGGACAACCTTCCATGATGATCAGGGTATCATCAACATATTAAAGAATGGGGAAATCCTAGCTATGAAGGAGAGGGATTGGTAGCTGGAGAAGGCCTCTTCTTCTTGGATCATTCAAGATAGATTGTAATAAGTCTGCTGCCAAGACAAAGAGAAGTGGTGATAGGGGGTCATCTTGCCTCACCCTTCTTTTGCAATGGAAGGTCTTTCTAGGAACACCATTAAGTAGAATTGAGGAAGTGCCTGAACTGAAAATATCTCTCATCTAGTTTAACTATACAGGGCTAAACTCTTTGTATTTCATATTGGCCAGCATCGCTTCATGGTCTATCTTGTCAAAGGCTTTCTCAAAATCTAACTTGAAAATGACAATTTTCTTATGAAATTGATGACATATATGGAGTTATTCCAAGGCCCATGCAAGACAATCCTGAATTGTTCTGGATTTGATGAAACCATACTGATTCTTGTGGATGATTCCCATGATGACTCTCTGCAGCCTATTTGCCAATAACTTTGTAATGATTTTCACAGAGCaatttaataaataaatagGCCTGAAGTAAAAAACTTTAGAGGCACCATCAATTTTTGGAATGAGAGTGATATAAGATCCATTCATACTTCTAAGACAAATATCTCCAGTGTGAAAGGCTGCATACAAATCATAAAAACCTTACTTGATTATTGGCCAACATTTCTTGATAAAATCAATGTTGAAGCCATCAGGCCCTGGAGCCTTATCATTGGGCAAATTTTTTGTAATAGAATCAATTTCTTCATGTGTGAAAGGATCATCCAAATAATGAAGGCCTTCTGAGAGAGTCAGAAGCTGTTCCGGTTCAAAAAGCATAGCCTAATGATCAGAGGTGCCTAGTATTTCTTTATATGCCTCCCAAAGAATGACTTATTTAGCATGATGTGCAGTTTGTTGCTGACCATTATTATCTCCTAAACTTGTGAGCAGATTTCTTCTATGTTTGATGGTTGCATTAGCATGAAAGAATTTGGTGCCTTCATCACCAAATTTCACCCACGTAATGATCACCAAATTTCACCCACGTAATGGTCCCTCTCTATTTCCAATAGATTCTTTGTTGGTTTAGTAAAGCTATCAGCTTATCTTACAGGACAGACTTAAAATTACATTCCATCAAAGAGAGATCTCTAAATTCCTCTATGATTTCCAGAAGAGAAAGGACTAACTTCATATTGGAAATGTTAGTTTTGAGACTAGACAGCTGAGCCTGCCAAGCCTTAAGCACCCTCCTTAAATTCTTGATTCTTGAACTTAGCTGTCAGGGCTTTTGATTTATCAGAATAGTGAACTGGCACAGACCAACCATGTTTAACAATGTTCGTAAAGTGCTCGTGTTCCATCCAATAATTCTCAAACCTGGAGGTATTTCCTTTTTGGAATGTCTGTTCCAATACTAATAGCATAGGGAACATGGTCGGAAGTTTCCATTACCAAGGATGCTGCCATAGTGTTAGGATAATTCAGGGTCGAAGAATTGGATGTAAAGAACCAATCAAGTCTCTCTAGTAGAGGAGATTGCTGCTTGTTTGTCCAtgtgaactgtctagtttcaAGCAGAATTTCAACTAACCCAAGAGAAGCTTATAAGCTTATAAACTGGTGAAGCCTATAAACGTGGGCCGGTGATGGTCACGAAGGGAAGGAGTGAGAACGAACCTGCGTCAGTAAAACTTCCTAGCCGTGTAAGCACCGCGAGAAATCAGAGTGTCACTCTCCCGTCCATCTGTTTGCATGTGTTCCTGTTAATTTAGCCTCATGTTTTAATTGAGATCACAGATTTATCACGTATTATACTGCATGTAGTATCTGTCCGTCTGTCTATCTATCTGTCtgtctatctatctatcttcaAAGTAAGTGCATATTAAAATCTATATACGCAAAGCTTGGTCACAAATGCTTACATATCACGCTTCATGTGTACAAGCATTTTATATCCAACTATATCCGTATATCTATCGGATCAAAATATTCAAAATATCCCTATCCTTAAATCCTTTGCGTGCCTGCGTGGGTTCCGCCCATCCTATATAAGGGAGCGCAAGTGTGCATTCCATTGTACATAGGACACTTACTAGTTCCTTAACAATTAGCAGCAAGATGTTTTATTGGAAAATGGCAGTTGCCATCTTGTTAGTATGTGCGATATCTCCCCCTCAAGTAGTGACTGGTACTTGTACGGAGACTCAGAAGGCAAGAGTCATGTTTTACTGTCATACTTTCACCAAGAAAGGATCCACTGGCAACGTTATACACATCCACAGTGACTGTTGTGTAGCGGTGAGACTGGTGCCGAACAGCGACATGAAATGCGTCGTCTCCATGCTAACAGATAAAGAGAAGGAGGAACACGATGAGGAAAGGATCCTGTCTCTTGAATCGCTTTGCGAGTAtcatcctcctccatctccacccTCTTCCTTGTCAACATAATAATCAGGTAAATACCGCTTGTTGATGATCTATTTTGGTTCCTAAGTACAATATACTAGTGATGAGAAGCTAAAAGAAGATTAATTTATTCCTGGCAGATCAGGGTGTAGAGGAACGGATGTCACCGCTAATGGGGTCGGTGCATGACACTAACATACAGTTTGAAAGAAGATACATATGCTAGTTAATAAAAATGGTCAAAGCATGATCCCTGTGATGTCTATCTTTCgtactaaagaaaaaaaaacgttTGATGTATGTAGCAGGCATGACCCCATGCCTGCTCATCATAGCAAGCATGGCCCAGTGTCGGTGTAGATCATGCCAGATCTGATCCTCCTGGGAGCCAACAGTGTCTCCAATATCTACAAAAGGATCTGGTGTCAATTATATGGTTGGACAAACCATGACCAGAACTTTAGCTTGATCTCCAAACCTTCGGATATCACTTGCTCGAGTGGGGAATCGATCTGCATGCAGTTGGCGGCGGTGTGTAGGCATTTAGGTGTTTAGTATCCAATTGGTCTGAGTGTGCCTTAGTGGCGGCGGTGTGTAGTGAACTAGTGATACCAGCGTCATGGTTGCCCACCGACCACGGGGTTGCTTGGAGCACCGGCCCTTCCGATGATAACTCCCCGTCTCCCATGTCTTCGCCGGTATTCTAAGGCTTCTCTCATTTCTCTCCGCACATGTACAGAAAGGAAGCACGGAATGTACGATATCCATGGTTGTGCTCCCGAACGCGCTGCGCAGAGCCATGTAGACTTGCGCGCTTGCTCGCCCACCGTCTTTCCCATTCGGCGATTCCTGACGCTGATTTGTTGGGCCAGTTATGACTAGGTAGCATGTAATGCAACGCACTATCTCAGATAGCTTCTTCAGAGTTTACCACTCATTTCGATCAGTTTGGATAGCTTGTTCAGAGTTCACCATTCGTTTCGATCGGTTGGCGGAAAGTTTCTGCAGCCGTTGCATTGCCATCTAGTTCCCTAATTTGACCTTGCAGGTCCCGAATTGATCCGGTCTTTGCCAGGGAAATCTCACTGTGCCCTTTGAGTTTTCCATTGACTTTTACTGGATGATCCTATCAAGAGCAGTTGACTACTATATATCGGTTCGTGCCAGCTGTAGAGCTAGCGTAGACTACTACTGGTCTCGTTTGGGTTCCAGCGCAGAACCCTGCACATCAACAGCAAATAAAGGAAATGTTCTACTGCAGGACTACATGCAGGCTTGAGTCTCAATTATATTGTTTCACGTGGATAAGAGGCGAGGGAGCTAGGGGTGTTTGGTAGCACTCCACTTCAGAAAAAATAGCTCaactctaccaactccatccttTTGCAGCTTCACTCCATCAACTTCATGAAAACGTGGAGTTgttgcacgtgtttggctgattgCAGGACTCCAGCTCTGAAAACATGAGGACTTATTTTGAATAATCTATTTTACCCATTATAAATGAACTCACATGTCAGtctctctcttctcccctcctcttcGGCTCTCCTCTTTTCTCCAGTGCACCTCCCAGCTAGCATCCGgagccacgccgccggcgacaccTGCTGCGGCCGTTGCCCTCCTCCTGCTCTTCCTCTCGCACAAGAACAGAATCTAACGACAAAGTGAAGGTCGATTtaattctcacaaaaaaaataacaaacaaTAATAAAACCGAATTACAAGAGCCAATTATTCTAGATGCTGTCGCTAGCAGCAAGCAATCTTGAAATCCTTTGCTACGCAGGCACGAGCGAGATGACGAGCAGCTCGCCTGGCGTACCACCGCTGTACTCTCGGGCGTATGGATCATGGATCTATTCGTTGGattttaggccttgtttagttgcctaaatttgggtgtccaaaatcacagttgtagcactgtagcacactatagcgtttcgtttgtatttgtgaattattattcaaatattgactaattaggctcaaaagattcatctcgcaaagtacaacaaaactgtgcaattagtttttgatttcgtctacatttagtactccatgcatgtaccacaaatttgatgtgacgaggaatcttttttttgcatagtatcaaagttaGAAGTTTGGGAGAACTAAACACGCCCTTAACTTAACGTGGAAGATGGGAGGAGTGTCACATGGCCGGCACATgaccggccggcggtgggcaGGCAGTGCCCGATAGTCGGCTGCGCGACGGTGATTATTTAAGGTCAAAATAGCGCGCGCGCCCATCTGTTTGCTTCTCACAGTCTTCGCACTCAGTTTAGGAAACCATAAATATGTGACTACAGTCTCGCTGGCCACACACACACTAGAACCCAGCCAGCGATATTGCTAGCTCTTCTCCTTGTGCGGCCATGGGCTATCCAAGAgttccccttcttctcctcatccTCCAAGCTCACCTCTGCCTCGTGTCCCCTGGCGTCGCTGGGCTCTCTTTCAGCTACGACTTCTCCATCCCGGATCCGGGCCGCATCAACAGGAAGATCTTGAGGTACATCAGCCAGGTGTGCATCTAGGCCACTTCTGTGGTGTCCCCATGACACCAATAGATTGTGATAATCTCCATTGAAAAATATGCTTATTAGTACTAATCCAATAAGTAGATGGTATATATCATTTCGCTATAAAGATGACACCAATGGTTATTCTGCCTAGACCCCTCCCCGACTATGGCAACAGCGAAAACCGCTGTGGAGGCGTCATCTGTCTACATAGCAGCTACGTGAAGAATAGCTCTGCCCGTGTCTTTTACAAGCAGCCGGTTCGCCTGTGGGACGGCCTCACCGGCAAGAGAGCGAGCTTCAGCACTAGCTTCTCATTCTCTATGAGTGGCCTCCGAGTGGGGTTGAATACCACCACCCTACCGAAAGGGCCTGGCACCGCGTTCTTCATCGGGCCGTTCCCCTCGAGCCTGCCGCCGAACTCAGGCGGCGGGCTCCTGGGCCTCTTCGGCGACAAATCATCTTTTACGCCCACCGTGGCTGTGGAGTTCGACACGCAGTGGGACGAAGGCTGGGACCCCTACGACGCGACCGGCGACCACGTCGGCATCAACGTGAACTCGATCCATTCCGACAGTTACTCCAGGGACTTGGCGAAAGGGGACCTCGCCGCCGGTACCGTTTCAGCAAACGTCACGTACGACGCAGGCTCCAATCTGCTGGAGGTTACCGTACGACTGGCCAACGGGAGTACTACGAGCATCAGCGCACTACTCAACTTGAAGAAGCAACGGTTGCCACAGGACGCGGCCATTGGGTTCTCGACCGGCAAAGGGGAGGACACCAATTTCAGTCCCGTCCTCATCTCGTGGTCATTCAGCTCAACAGGTGAGAAGACTATCTACAGCCACTAGCTACTATTACAACGTCTTAAGACTGTTATTGCTGTTAATTATGCATCCGAAAAAGGAAACTTACCGTTGATGATGTATACGTATTGCTGCTCGTACAGATCCAAGGACCCCGTTATGGGTGATAATACTGTCGTCTGTTGCAAGTGCATTATTGGCCGCTTCAGTAGTGGCCGCTCTGATTTTCTTTACCATGCGTAAGCGTTGGGCCGCGATGATGAAGATAGAGTCGCCAGGTAATTTAAAACCCTCCCTCTTGCTATAGCTTAGTATTTGTTAGGAGTAAATTCTTCTTCAATCATACAATCGAGTTAATGGAGTTATTCTCGTACACAATCCACTCCGGAAAATGCCATATCAGTTGCGAAGGAGTTCTCGTACAACGAGCTGTCGGCGTCGACCAACAACTTCTCCGAGGACAGGAAGCTCGGCGCCGGCTCATTCGGGAAAGTGTACAGGGGAGACCTGAAGGATCCGCGCATGCCGCCGGTGGCAGTGAAAGTATTAACAGGGCACATGGATTCGCAGATCAGGAAGGACTTTGTCACCGAGGTCACGACCCTGTGCCAGCTGAGCCACCGGAACCTGGTGAAGCTCGTCGGCTGGTGCAGCGACGGCAAGCCGCTCATGCTCGTGTACGAGCTGGTAACCAACAGGAGCCTCGACGAGCACCTCCACGGCCAAGGGAGGCTGCTCACCTGGACTGAGAGGTACCAGGTCGCCCTTGACATCGGCTTCGCCATCGAGTACCTCCACAACGGCTGCAAGGAGCCCATCCTTCACCGGGACATCAAGCCCGACAACGTGATGCTGGACGACGCGTTCCACGCCAAGCTCGGCGACTTTGGGCTCGTGAGGCAGGTCAACCCCGGACAGGGCTCCCTCAGAGGCACGACAATGATCGGGAGCTACCACTACATGGACCCCCAGTGCACCAATGGCTCAGCGAGCACCGCGTCCGACATGTACAGCTTTggcgtgctgctgctggaggtcgCCACCGGCAAGAGGTCTCAAGCGTCTCTCGACCCAGAAAAGGGCTTCCCAAACAGCCTGACTAGCACTGTCCGGGAGTCGTACCATAAGGGCCACGTCGTCGAGATGGCTGACGCGCGGCTCAACGGCGATTTCGACAAGAGCCAGATGGCACGCGTGCTCACAGTCGGGCTCCTGTGTGTCCAACTCGATCGCGCGCTCCGGCCGGAAATCAGAGAGGCCATCAACATGCTGTCTAATCCAAGCCATCCGGTACCTCAACTTGGTGCCTGAAAGCATTAGCTCGCCTTCGCCATCAATAGTTTAGGGACAAAAATGCAATTTTGTTTAAGGACTGGCCATGATATTTTACTTCTATTGTTAATGTAGAAAAACAAAAGCTAGCAAAAGGTATACATGCATGATGTGTATCACCCTAGTGCAAGTGTTTATGCTGCATCTCTTCGACATGAATGGCATCCTAGGTGGCCTTGCTTACCATAGAAAACTACATGAGGCTCCTCTCCCTTGATGGGATCTGTCGCAGGTGCCACATTCTTTGGTGCTCCAAGTGCTGCAGTGGGTTTCGTGTATATCAAGTTCATCAATAAGGGCACACATTGCATGTTTAGATGTAGGGCACATTATCGGATCAACATATTTGTGTATGGATAACGAGACAGTAATTAATGACCTTGTTGCAAGTTCccgtcctgggctcctggcccTCGCTCTGCTGCTTCCACCTCGTCCTCTGCTTTCTCCCCTGTTTCTCAGAGCTGCTCTGTTTCTTGTGTTGCTTGACGGCGTGCCCCCCTGGTGTAGTGGTGTGGAAGCTCTATGAACACAGCAAGTACGCAACAAAAACCGGCATAGTTCCAACATTCTCAATCACTTTCTCATTTAGAAAAGATCATCCCTTTTATAGTTAATGAAAAGCAACTTTACATCCCTAATTTATCCCTGTTCAACCATTATATTTCTGAAATATGATGTACACGAATGTCTTTAGGATGGAAGTGTTCAATTTTACTTCCTACTTTgggtcacgcttctcacgcagCTTGGCCCGTACCCTCGCTGCAATCCAAACCGTATCGAGAGAACTATGGTTCGAGGCTTTAGGCTTCAGACAGACCGTGAACGGCCATCGAGGTTCCTCGCTTCCGTCACGGTTCAATTTCCACCCTCGCTATAAACCTTGAACCTTGCTACGAGAGACTTGACTACCTGGAATACAACAAGTAAACAACCAAACCTCTTTGATATTCGTTAGTGAGATCGACGATCTCGCATACACTTGGGGTTAACGAGAACCCCTCTAGAACCCTCGGGTGACGAGAAGAT containing:
- the LOC105914903 gene encoding L-type lectin-domain containing receptor kinase IX.2; protein product: MSGLRVGLNTTTLPKGPGTAFFIGPFPSSLPPNSGGGLLGLFGDKSSFTPTVAVEFDTQWDEGWDPYDATGDHVGINVNSIHSDSYSRDLAKGDLAAGTVSANVTYDAGSNLLEVTVRLANGSTTSISALLNLKKQRLPQDAAIGFSTGKGEDTNFSPVLISWSFSSTDPRTPLWVIILSSVASALLAASVVAALIFFTMRKRWAAMMKIESPVAKEFSYNELSASTNNFSEDRKLGAGSFGKVYRGDLKDPRMPPVAVKVLTGHMDSQIRKDFVTEVTTLCQLSHRNLVKLVGWCSDGKPLMLVYELVTNRSLDEHLHGQGRLLTWTERYQVALDIGFAIEYLHNGCKEPILHRDIKPDNVMLDDAFHAKLGDFGLVRQVNPGQGSLRGTTMIGSYHYMDPQCTNGSASTASDMYSFGVLLLEVATGKRSQASLDPEKGFPNSLTSTVRESYHKGHVVEMADARLNGDFDKSQMARVLTVGLLCVQLDRALRPEIREAINMLSNPSHPVPQLGA